A DNA window from Camarhynchus parvulus unplaced genomic scaffold, STF_HiC, whole genome shotgun sequence contains the following coding sequences:
- the LOC115916889 gene encoding helicase SKI2W-like: MMLGRPSPLQSRFRLTYPMILLLLRAPALRPHDLMRRSFAEFPLRRDATAQARRVAALREALAALGDPEGTPGGDAGDMGDLPQYHRAVVALRAAPPRAAGVPGGVLTGSGLRSGAWPSRGGSGC, encoded by the exons ATGATGCTG GGCCGCCCGTCGCCGCTGCAGTCGCGGTTCCGCCTGACGTACCCCatgatcctgctgctgctgcgcgCGCCCGCCCTGCGCCCCCACGACCTCATGCGCCGCAGCTTCGCCGAGTTCCCGCTGCGCCGCGACGCCACC GCGCAGGCCCGGCGCGTGGCCGCCCTCAGGGAGGCGCTGGCGGCGCTCGGGGACCCCGAGGGGACGCCCGGGGGGGACgcgggggacatgggggaccTGCCCCAGTACCACCGGGCCGTGGTGGCGCTGCGCGCCGCCCCGCCACGTGCTGCAG gggtccctgggggggtcCTGACGGGGTCTGGGCTCCGCAGCGGTGCCTGGCCCAGCCGGGGGGGCAGCGGGTGCTGA